The genomic DNA AAGGTGTCCGTCGGCGAGCGCGTGCTGGTGACCACGCTGACCAAGCGCATGTCCGAGCAACTGACGGAGTTCCTGACTGAGAACGGCGTCAAGGTGCGCTACCTGCACTCGGATATCGATACGGTGGAGCGCGTGGAGATCATCCGCGACCTCCGCCTGGGCACCTTCGATGTGCTGGTCGGCATCAACTTGCTGCGCGAGGGCCTGGATATTCCGGAAGTCTCGCTGGTGGCGATTCTCGATGCGGACAAGGAAGGCTTCCTGCGCGCCGAGCGTTCGCTGATCCAGACCATCGGCCGCGCGGCCCGAAACGTCAACGGCACCGCCATCCTGTACGCCGACCGGATGACCGATTCGATGAAGCGGGCGATCGGCGAGACGGAGCGCCGCCGCGCCAAGCAGATCGCGTTCAACGAAGCCAATGGCATCGTGCCGCGCGGCGTGGTCAAGCGCATCAAGGACATCATCGACGGGGTCTACGACCCGGGCGAGGTCAAGGCGGAACTGCTGGCCGCGGAAGAGCGCGCCAAGTACGAGGACATGAGCGAGAAGCAGGTCGCCAAGGAGATCAAGCGGCTTGAAAAGCAGATGTTCGAGCACGCCAAGAATCTCGAGTTCGAAAAGGCGGGGCAGGTGCGCGACCAGCTGGCCAAGCTCAAGCGCCAGATCTTTGGCGCCAGCGGCGATGGGGAGCACCTGCCGCCGCCGGCCGCGGCTGCGTCCTGAGGACGATGGGCCCGGCTACCGTCTATAGTTGGAATCCCGGACGGTGGTGAGGAGATGGTCCATGGTCAAGTTCGCTCTATGGGTTCCGCTGCATGCGAAGCCCGGCAAGGAAAAGGAAGTCGAGGCGTTCCTGCTCGGCGGCTTGCCGCTGGTTCAGGCCGAGGCTGGCACCACAGCATGGTTTGCGCTGCGGCTCGGGCCATCCATGTTCGGCATCTTCGATGCGTTTGCCGATGAGGCCGGGCGCGACGCGCATCTCTCGGGCAAGGTGGCCGAGGCCCTGATGGCCAAGGCGCCCGACCTGTTCGCCAAGCCGCCCTCGATCGAGAAGCTGGACGTGCTGGCGGCCAAGCTGCCCTGAGCCAGTGTGCCTGCTAGCCCTTCGGGGGCAGCGAGCGCAGGCGCAGGAGGGGTGGTAGGAGGCGTTGGCTGAGGCGAAGGTTCACCGCGCGATTATGCGGTGGGCGGCACCTTTGGGTCATCTTTTTTGCCAAGCGCCTTCAAACGGCGTGCTGGCGCTCCCGTGAGCGCGGCCCGGCGGGCAGGGCGGTAGAATCCGCCTTCGTTGCTGCAGCCGCACCCGGTGCGCTGGCTGCAAGCCCGTCGCGCGTGCCG from Cupriavidus sp. D39 includes the following:
- a CDS encoding putative quinol monooxygenase; translation: MVKFALWVPLHAKPGKEKEVEAFLLGGLPLVQAEAGTTAWFALRLGPSMFGIFDAFADEAGRDAHLSGKVAEALMAKAPDLFAKPPSIEKLDVLAAKLP